One segment of Synechococcus sp. A15-24 DNA contains the following:
- a CDS encoding cation-translocating P-type ATPase, with protein MSPAVQTVVLDVEGMKCGGCVRAVERTLLEQPGVQRADVNLVSRAAWLDLSEADGDVDAVLGALASRGFPARERSLEPSSARLAAGASGLTWWQQWRQLMVALTLLLLSVLGHLSEAGHLSLPLIGSLPFHAALATVALLGPGRPILLGGFAAVRAGAPSMDTLVGLGVGSAYLASLVALIWPQVGWPCFFNEPVMLLGFVLLGRFLEERARFRTGQALHQLAQLQPDTARLVLPDGAIRDVRVGALRPGERLQLLAGDRVPVDGVVVEGYSAVDASSLTGEPLPWQAEPGLELSAGSLNLDAPLVLEVTRVGAETALARIIRLVEQAQARRAPIQGLADRVAGRFCYGVIALALATFLFWWLFGAGQWPQVMQASAPGMPQGHLMTSGHAMHHGGLGSGATSPVGLALQLSIAVLVVACPCALGLATPTVITVATGLAAQRGWLFRGGDVIETAAGLDRVVFDKTGTLTLGRPLVTSVWAKDAALLLQLAASLEQSSRHPLAHALLQEAQRRDLTLLEPVQVTTVSGQGLVGEVEGWPQPIRVGRPDWLGSFGVALSDESRTWLAQADGSVVAVAHGSALLGLVQIEDQLRADVVPALERLRQQGLALAMFSGDREPAVRALGQQLGFEAADLGWQMLPEQKLQRLEELLQRGRVAMVGDGINDAPALAAADLGIAIGTGTQIAQDTAGMVLMGDRLDNLPEALTLARRTLAKVRQNLFWAFGYNLIALPLAAGALLPSQGVLLSPPLAALLMAISSITVVLNALLLRVA; from the coding sequence GTGAGTCCTGCGGTTCAGACCGTCGTCCTCGATGTGGAGGGGATGAAATGCGGAGGCTGTGTGCGAGCCGTGGAGCGCACCTTGCTCGAGCAGCCGGGGGTGCAGCGCGCTGATGTGAACCTGGTGAGCCGTGCGGCATGGCTGGATCTCAGCGAAGCCGATGGCGATGTCGACGCCGTACTCGGCGCCTTGGCCAGTCGTGGATTTCCTGCTCGTGAACGCTCCCTGGAGCCATCTTCCGCTCGGCTTGCGGCGGGAGCCTCCGGATTGACCTGGTGGCAGCAGTGGCGCCAACTGATGGTGGCCCTCACGCTGCTGCTGTTGTCGGTGCTTGGTCACCTCAGCGAGGCCGGCCATCTGTCGTTGCCCCTGATCGGCAGCCTGCCTTTCCATGCCGCTCTGGCCACCGTGGCCTTGTTGGGTCCCGGTCGGCCGATTCTGCTGGGTGGTTTCGCGGCTGTCCGGGCGGGTGCGCCCAGCATGGACACCCTGGTGGGTCTGGGGGTCGGCAGCGCCTATCTGGCCAGTCTTGTGGCACTGATTTGGCCCCAGGTCGGCTGGCCCTGTTTTTTCAACGAGCCGGTGATGCTGCTGGGTTTCGTGTTGCTTGGGCGCTTCCTGGAGGAACGGGCTCGCTTCCGCACCGGTCAGGCGCTGCATCAGTTGGCCCAGCTGCAACCCGATACGGCCCGTCTGGTGCTGCCAGATGGCGCCATCCGGGATGTGCGGGTCGGGGCCTTGCGCCCCGGGGAGCGGCTGCAGCTGCTGGCGGGGGACCGTGTGCCCGTGGATGGTGTTGTGGTGGAGGGGTATTCGGCGGTGGATGCCTCCAGCCTCACCGGTGAACCGCTGCCCTGGCAGGCAGAACCCGGCCTTGAGCTGTCCGCCGGCAGCCTCAACCTCGATGCACCGCTCGTGCTGGAGGTCACGCGGGTTGGAGCGGAAACGGCCTTGGCACGGATCATCCGACTGGTGGAGCAGGCCCAGGCGCGTCGTGCCCCGATTCAGGGGCTGGCGGATCGCGTGGCCGGACGCTTCTGCTACGGCGTGATCGCTCTTGCCCTGGCCACCTTTCTGTTCTGGTGGCTGTTCGGCGCCGGTCAATGGCCCCAGGTGATGCAGGCGTCAGCACCTGGCATGCCCCAGGGGCATCTGATGACCAGCGGCCATGCGATGCACCACGGCGGTCTCGGCAGTGGTGCCACCTCCCCGGTCGGGTTGGCGTTGCAGTTGTCGATCGCTGTGCTGGTGGTGGCCTGTCCCTGCGCCCTTGGCTTGGCCACCCCCACCGTGATTACCGTGGCCACCGGTCTGGCGGCGCAGCGGGGCTGGTTGTTTCGCGGCGGCGATGTGATCGAAACCGCCGCCGGCCTCGATCGCGTTGTGTTCGACAAGACAGGAACCCTCACCCTCGGGCGCCCGCTGGTGACCAGCGTGTGGGCCAAGGACGCGGCTCTGCTGCTGCAGCTGGCTGCCAGCCTCGAGCAGAGCAGTCGTCACCCTCTGGCCCATGCCCTGCTGCAGGAGGCGCAGCGACGGGACCTGACCCTGCTGGAACCAGTGCAGGTCACCACCGTGTCCGGGCAGGGTCTGGTGGGCGAGGTGGAGGGTTGGCCTCAACCGATTCGGGTGGGACGTCCCGATTGGCTGGGTTCATTCGGCGTTGCCCTCAGCGATGAATCCAGGACCTGGCTGGCTCAGGCCGATGGCTCCGTGGTGGCGGTGGCCCATGGCAGTGCCTTGCTGGGATTGGTTCAGATCGAAGACCAGCTGCGTGCCGATGTGGTGCCGGCTCTGGAACGCTTGCGTCAGCAGGGCCTTGCCCTGGCGATGTTCAGCGGTGACCGCGAGCCGGCGGTGCGTGCGTTGGGTCAGCAGCTGGGCTTTGAGGCGGCTGATCTGGGCTGGCAGATGCTGCCGGAGCAGAAACTGCAGCGCCTGGAGGAGCTGCTCCAACGGGGGCGGGTCGCCATGGTGGGTGACGGCATCAACGATGCTCCGGCTCTGGCAGCGGCGGATCTGGGCATTGCTATCGGCACCGGCACCCAGATCGCCCAGGACACCGCCGGCATGGTGTTGATGGGAGATCGTCTGGACAACCTGCCGGAAGCGTTGACCCTGGCCCGCCGCACCCTGGCCAAAGTGCGGCAGAACCTTTTCTGGGCCTTCGGTTACAACCTGATCGCCCTGCCCCTTGCCGCTGGTGCCCTGTTGCCGAGTCAGGGGGTGCTGCTGTCCCCGCCCCTTGCGGCCTTGCTGATGGCCATCAGTTCGATCACGGTGGTGCTCAATGCTCTGCTGCTGCGGGTGGCATGA
- the radA gene encoding DNA repair protein RadA, with protein MPKSAVVFHCQVCGAQSRQFFGRCPECGSWNSLVEQSQPANDDRRRRRPPDADRPPTPKRSTAMASLEDQPIRRLPTGSGEFDRVLGGGLVPGSLVLVGGDPGIGKSTLLLQSASAMAAQTSVLYVSAEESAQQVKLRWQRLAGGPSDLQLLAETDLELVLEELEALRPAVAIIDSIQALHDANLPSAPGSVGQVRECAAALQRLAKRQTTALLLVGHVTKEGMLAGPKVLEHLVDAVLTFEGDRFASHRLLRAVKNRFGATHELGLFEMQAQGLEEVSNPSELFLSETRASGVATIVACEGSRSLVVDLQALVNVTSYASPRRTATGIGTNRLHQILAVLEKHMGLPLSRFDCYLAVAGGLEVEEPAADLGVAAAVVASFRDLTLPPGTVLVGELGLGGQLRPVAQLELRLQEAARLGFRRAVVPRGSGLGALASGLDLALLEADGVTEALVLALGEDVTDQK; from the coding sequence GTGCCTAAATCCGCCGTTGTATTCCATTGCCAGGTCTGTGGAGCCCAGTCACGACAGTTCTTTGGACGCTGCCCGGAGTGCGGCAGCTGGAATTCCCTCGTGGAACAGTCCCAGCCCGCCAATGACGACCGCCGTCGTCGCCGTCCGCCGGATGCAGACCGACCGCCGACGCCGAAACGCTCCACGGCCATGGCCTCGCTGGAGGATCAGCCGATCCGGCGATTGCCAACGGGATCCGGGGAATTCGATCGGGTGCTGGGCGGCGGGCTGGTGCCAGGCTCCTTGGTGTTGGTGGGGGGCGATCCGGGCATCGGCAAGAGCACCCTGCTGCTGCAGAGCGCTTCGGCGATGGCTGCTCAAACCTCAGTGCTGTATGTGAGTGCGGAGGAGTCGGCCCAGCAGGTGAAGCTGCGTTGGCAGCGCCTGGCGGGTGGCCCCTCTGATCTGCAGCTGCTGGCGGAAACCGACCTTGAGCTGGTGCTGGAGGAGCTGGAGGCCCTGCGTCCTGCCGTGGCGATCATCGACAGCATCCAGGCTCTCCATGACGCCAACCTCCCCAGTGCTCCCGGCTCCGTTGGTCAGGTGAGGGAATGTGCCGCCGCCTTGCAACGGCTGGCCAAACGCCAGACCACAGCCCTGTTGTTGGTGGGCCATGTGACCAAGGAGGGAATGTTGGCTGGACCCAAGGTGCTGGAACACCTGGTGGACGCGGTGCTCACCTTCGAGGGGGACCGCTTTGCCAGTCACCGGCTGTTGCGGGCCGTCAAAAACCGTTTCGGAGCCACCCATGAACTGGGACTGTTCGAGATGCAGGCTCAAGGCCTGGAGGAGGTGAGCAATCCCAGCGAGTTGTTCCTGAGTGAAACTCGTGCCTCGGGTGTTGCCACGATCGTGGCCTGTGAGGGATCCCGCTCGCTAGTGGTGGACCTGCAGGCCCTGGTCAATGTCACCAGCTATGCCAGCCCCCGACGCACGGCCACGGGCATCGGTACCAACCGGCTTCACCAGATCCTGGCGGTGCTGGAAAAGCACATGGGATTACCGCTCTCCCGCTTCGATTGTTATCTGGCTGTGGCCGGTGGGCTGGAGGTGGAGGAGCCGGCGGCGGATCTTGGGGTTGCCGCTGCGGTGGTAGCCAGTTTTCGCGATCTCACCCTCCCGCCGGGAACGGTGCTGGTCGGCGAGCTGGGTCTGGGCGGGCAGCTCAGACCGGTCGCTCAGCTGGAGTTGCGTCTGCAGGAGGCGGCGCGGCTCGGATTCCGGCGGGCGGTGGTGCCCCGCGGCAGTGGTCTGGGCGCCTTGGCCAGTGGTCTTGATCTTGCCCTACTAGAGGCCGATGGGGTCACCGAGGCCCTCGTGCTGGCTCTCGGTGAGGACGTGACGGATCAGAAGTAG
- the fabD gene encoding ACP S-malonyltransferase: MAIAWVFPGQGSQKLGMADPVLSLSGASQRFTIASELLGRDLLAICQGNSGGGSGPEDLNDTRNTQPALFVVESLLVDNLIEQGRDAALVAGHSLGELVALYAAGVFDLETGLKLMQTRSELMAAAGGGAMTAVIGFDRSQLEALVNDTEGVSIANDNSDAQVVISGQPDAVQSVSETLTCKRAIPLAVSGAFHSPFMAEAAEAFATTLDDVSFRDARIPVLSNSDPSGCSDAALLKQRLKQQMTTGVRWRETMASMAEHGIDTLVEIGPGNVLSGLAKRSMNGVTTAQIASSGDLGQ, translated from the coding sequence ATGGCGATCGCCTGGGTTTTTCCCGGCCAGGGCTCACAAAAGCTGGGCATGGCGGATCCGGTGCTCAGCCTCAGCGGCGCCAGCCAACGCTTCACCATTGCCTCCGAGCTGCTGGGCCGTGATCTGCTGGCCATCTGCCAGGGCAACAGCGGTGGCGGCAGCGGTCCCGAGGACCTCAACGACACCCGCAACACGCAACCAGCCCTGTTCGTCGTGGAGTCTCTGCTGGTGGACAACCTGATCGAGCAGGGGCGCGACGCAGCACTGGTGGCTGGCCACAGCCTTGGGGAACTGGTGGCGCTCTATGCCGCCGGCGTGTTCGACCTGGAAACGGGCCTCAAGCTGATGCAGACCCGATCAGAACTGATGGCGGCCGCCGGTGGCGGCGCGATGACCGCCGTGATCGGCTTCGACCGCAGCCAGCTCGAAGCGTTGGTGAACGACACCGAAGGGGTGAGCATCGCCAACGACAACAGCGACGCCCAGGTGGTGATCTCGGGGCAGCCGGACGCGGTTCAGAGCGTGAGCGAGACGCTCACGTGCAAACGGGCTATTCCCCTGGCAGTTTCCGGAGCATTTCACTCCCCCTTCATGGCCGAGGCGGCAGAGGCCTTCGCCACAACGCTGGATGACGTCAGCTTCCGCGATGCCCGGATCCCGGTGTTGAGCAACAGCGATCCCAGCGGTTGCAGCGATGCAGCCCTGCTCAAGCAACGCTTAAAGCAACAGATGACCACCGGCGTCCGCTGGCGGGAAACCATGGCCTCGATGGCAGAGCATGGCATCGACACCCTGGTGGAGATCGGTCCGGGCAATGTGCTCAGTGGCCTGGCCAAACGCAGCATGAACGGTGTGACCACCGCACAGATCGCCAGCTCCGGAGACCTCGGCCAGTGA
- a CDS encoding lysophospholipid acyltransferase family protein has translation MSSAPLALAPKPSLAYRLVSGLLVFPLFRGLFRGSTRGLRHVPKQGAVVVVSNHGSHFDPPLLGHALGRPVAFMAKAELFSIPLLGAVIRACGAYPVRRGASDREAIRTATARLMEGWATGVFLDGTRQPDGRVNAPQPGAALLAARSGAPLLPVAIVNSHRALGTGQVVPRLVPLQLRVGEPVPAPASRRRTDLDATTAILQQRINALLELDPLHP, from the coding sequence GTGAGCAGCGCCCCACTGGCCCTGGCACCCAAGCCCAGCCTTGCCTACCGGCTGGTGAGTGGGCTGCTGGTGTTTCCACTCTTCCGGGGGCTGTTCCGTGGCTCCACCCGCGGCCTGCGCCATGTGCCGAAGCAGGGGGCGGTGGTGGTGGTGTCCAACCATGGCTCTCATTTCGACCCACCCCTGCTGGGTCATGCCCTGGGGCGGCCGGTGGCCTTCATGGCCAAGGCGGAACTGTTTTCAATCCCGTTGCTGGGGGCCGTGATTCGCGCCTGTGGCGCCTATCCAGTCCGGCGAGGGGCCAGTGACCGCGAGGCCATCCGCACGGCCACCGCGCGACTGATGGAGGGATGGGCGACAGGTGTCTTCCTCGATGGCACCCGCCAGCCGGACGGTCGGGTGAATGCACCACAGCCTGGCGCTGCACTTCTGGCCGCCCGCAGCGGTGCTCCGCTGCTCCCCGTGGCGATTGTCAACAGCCATCGCGCCCTTGGAACGGGCCAGGTCGTACCGCGGCTGGTGCCGCTGCAGCTGCGGGTGGGGGAGCCCGTGCCAGCGCCGGCGAGTCGCCGCCGCACTGATCTCGACGCCACCACAGCCATTCTTCAGCAACGGATCAACGCACTGCTGGAGCTGGATCCGCTGCATCCCTGA
- a CDS encoding photosystem I assembly protein Ycf3 — translation MPRSNRNDNFIDKSFTVMADLIVKLLPINARSKEAYVYYRDGLSAQNDGDYAEALENYDEALKLEDNPTDRGETLKNMAIIYMSNGEEERAIETYRRALDENSNQPSCLKNMGLIFEKWGRIAEEDGRQDDADRWFDQAAEAWTQAVRLNPGGYLDIENWLKSTGRSNVDVYF, via the coding sequence GTGCCCCGCAGTAATCGCAACGACAACTTCATCGACAAGAGCTTCACGGTGATGGCGGACCTGATCGTCAAGCTGTTGCCGATCAACGCCCGATCCAAGGAGGCGTACGTCTATTACCGCGATGGCCTCTCCGCTCAGAACGACGGCGACTACGCCGAAGCGCTGGAGAACTACGACGAGGCGCTGAAACTCGAGGACAACCCCACCGACCGTGGGGAAACCCTCAAGAACATGGCGATCATCTACATGTCGAACGGCGAGGAGGAGCGGGCGATTGAGACGTACCGCAGAGCCCTGGACGAGAACTCCAACCAGCCGTCCTGCCTCAAGAACATGGGGCTGATCTTTGAGAAATGGGGGCGGATCGCCGAAGAAGACGGCCGCCAGGACGACGCCGATCGCTGGTTTGACCAGGCCGCCGAGGCCTGGACCCAGGCGGTGCGCCTCAATCCCGGCGGCTATCTGGACATCGAGAACTGGTTGAAATCAACCGGGCGCAGCAACGTCGACGTCTACTTCTGA
- a CDS encoding Ycf34 family protein, with the protein MCICVDCRWVDRCQAYHAVERQHGVDHLSDVPDFEPRSPRIHVSVMDLPGGGAGIEWDVRACSSFTPEPGRWGRLRPGQAVPD; encoded by the coding sequence ATGTGCATCTGTGTGGACTGCCGCTGGGTCGACCGCTGCCAGGCCTATCACGCAGTTGAACGACAACATGGCGTGGATCACCTCAGTGACGTGCCGGATTTTGAACCTCGCTCCCCGAGGATCCACGTCTCTGTGATGGATCTGCCCGGGGGTGGTGCTGGAATCGAATGGGATGTACGGGCCTGCTCCAGCTTCACGCCTGAACCCGGACGCTGGGGGCGACTGCGCCCAGGGCAAGCCGTGCCGGATTGA
- the tsaB gene encoding tRNA (adenosine(37)-N6)-threonylcarbamoyltransferase complex dimerization subunit type 1 TsaB, with translation MTDSPLLLALHSCTERFGVAVQDPEIDQDRPRVMGFDDGRGLSNSLIERVATLLPRGRWGELKGLAVATGPGGFTGTRLSVVMARTLAQQLGCPLLGVSSFALMASRLAPGEQPFWITQPLPRRGVVAGQYRLRAAVVEELETPHLLEADRIVSPAIEAAVDVDADVEALLGRLRQALQRGELLPWQPVLPIYPTSPVGPV, from the coding sequence ATGACTGATTCCCCTCTACTGCTGGCCCTGCACAGCTGCACTGAACGCTTCGGAGTGGCGGTGCAGGATCCCGAGATCGATCAGGACCGCCCGCGGGTGATGGGGTTCGATGACGGACGAGGTCTCTCCAACAGCCTGATTGAGCGGGTCGCGACCCTGCTGCCCAGAGGCCGGTGGGGCGAGCTCAAGGGTTTGGCCGTTGCGACCGGGCCCGGAGGATTCACCGGCACACGCCTCTCGGTGGTGATGGCACGAACCCTTGCCCAGCAACTCGGCTGTCCATTGTTGGGCGTCAGCAGTTTTGCCCTGATGGCCTCGCGTCTGGCGCCTGGTGAGCAGCCGTTCTGGATCACGCAACCCCTGCCCCGGCGTGGCGTGGTCGCAGGTCAGTACCGCCTGCGGGCTGCCGTGGTTGAGGAGCTTGAGACTCCGCATCTGCTTGAGGCCGACCGGATCGTGAGCCCTGCCATCGAGGCCGCTGTCGATGTGGATGCCGACGTGGAGGCGTTGCTGGGGCGTCTGCGGCAGGCCCTTCAACGGGGTGAGTTGCTGCCCTGGCAACCGGTTCTCCCCATCTATCCAACCTCCCCGGTGGGGCCGGTCTGA
- the plsX gene encoding phosphate acyltransferase PlsX, giving the protein MPPKDPDSSRTPESRSKSNRPRAIRRLVIWYRRNAAVTSLVDTATSSASAAGTVAGSVANSMLQPLVFDPLRWLQGNTDDEEIQDADRLWVAVDGMGGDHAPGPILEGCLEAIDRLPLKVRFVGETDKVLKAADALGLSERLDQAQAADHLELVASGPSIGMDDEATAVRRKRNASINLAMDLVKKGQALAVYSAGNSGAMMASAIFRLGRLKGIDRPAIGALFPTKDPGQPVLVLDVGANMDCKPAYLHQFALLGNIYSRDVLQVEQPRIGLLNIGEEDCKGNDLALKTHTLLRDERRLHFAGNCEGRDVLSGAFDVVVCDGFTGNVLLKFLESVGSVLLGVLRAELPRGRRGKVGSAFLRSNLRRIKKRLDHAEHGGALLLGVNGVAVIGHGSSKALSVVSALRIAHSAASHGVMEDLAALQSSCD; this is encoded by the coding sequence TTGCCTCCGAAGGACCCTGACTCCTCCCGGACCCCAGAGTCCAGGAGCAAGAGCAACCGACCCCGGGCTATCCGCCGCCTGGTGATCTGGTATCGCCGCAATGCCGCGGTCACTTCCCTGGTGGATACGGCGACCAGCTCCGCCTCAGCAGCGGGAACCGTCGCGGGATCGGTGGCCAACTCCATGCTGCAACCGCTGGTGTTTGACCCGTTGCGCTGGCTTCAGGGCAACACCGACGATGAAGAGATTCAGGATGCCGATCGCCTCTGGGTGGCCGTGGATGGCATGGGCGGGGACCACGCCCCTGGCCCGATCCTGGAGGGCTGCCTCGAAGCCATCGATCGCCTGCCTCTGAAAGTCCGCTTCGTCGGCGAAACCGACAAAGTTCTGAAAGCGGCTGATGCTTTGGGCCTGAGCGAGCGCCTGGACCAGGCGCAAGCAGCGGATCATCTCGAGCTGGTGGCCAGCGGCCCCTCCATCGGCATGGACGATGAGGCCACCGCCGTACGACGCAAGCGCAATGCCAGCATCAACCTGGCGATGGATTTGGTAAAAAAAGGGCAGGCCCTGGCCGTGTATTCCGCCGGCAACTCCGGCGCGATGATGGCCTCCGCCATTTTTCGACTCGGACGGCTGAAGGGCATCGACCGTCCCGCCATTGGTGCACTGTTTCCCACGAAGGACCCGGGCCAACCGGTGCTAGTGCTCGATGTGGGCGCCAACATGGACTGCAAACCGGCTTATCTGCACCAGTTCGCCCTGTTGGGCAACATCTACAGCCGTGATGTGCTCCAGGTGGAGCAACCACGGATCGGCCTGTTGAACATCGGGGAGGAGGATTGCAAAGGCAATGACCTGGCCCTCAAGACCCACACGTTGCTGCGGGATGAACGTCGTCTGCACTTCGCCGGAAACTGTGAAGGGCGGGATGTGCTGTCCGGCGCGTTTGATGTGGTCGTCTGCGACGGTTTCACCGGCAACGTCCTGCTGAAGTTCCTGGAGTCCGTGGGCAGCGTGCTGCTGGGGGTTCTGCGGGCTGAACTGCCCCGAGGCCGGCGCGGCAAGGTGGGCTCTGCCTTCCTGCGCAGCAACCTGCGGCGAATCAAGAAACGCCTCGACCACGCCGAACATGGAGGAGCATTGCTGCTGGGGGTCAACGGCGTCGCGGTGATCGGCCACGGGAGCAGCAAAGCCCTCTCTGTGGTGAGTGCCCTGCGCATCGCCCATTCCGCCGCCAGCCATGGCGTGATGGAGGATCTGGCCGCTCTGCAGAGCAGCTGTGATTGA
- the rpaB gene encoding response regulator transcription factor RpaB — protein sequence MTATTPSKETILVVDDEASIRRILETRLSMIGYNVVTACDGTEALELFENTAPDLVVLDVMMPKLDGYGVCQELRKESDVPIVMLTALGDVADRITGLELGADDYVVKPFSPKELEARIRCVLRRVEKDSVAGIPNSGVIQVSDLRIDTNKRQVFRADERIRLTGMEFSLLELLVSRSGEPFNRGEILKEVWGYTPERHVDTRVVDVHISRLRSKLEDDPANPELILTARGTGYLFQRIIDSVASEGP from the coding sequence ATGACGGCCACGACCCCCTCCAAGGAAACAATCCTCGTGGTCGATGACGAGGCCTCGATCAGAAGGATTCTGGAAACCCGCTTGTCGATGATCGGGTACAACGTCGTCACGGCCTGCGACGGCACCGAAGCGCTCGAGCTGTTCGAAAACACGGCTCCTGATCTGGTGGTCCTCGACGTGATGATGCCGAAGCTGGACGGCTACGGCGTCTGCCAGGAGCTGCGCAAGGAATCCGACGTGCCGATCGTGATGCTGACGGCCCTCGGCGATGTGGCGGACCGGATCACGGGGCTTGAGCTCGGGGCTGATGACTACGTCGTCAAACCGTTCAGCCCCAAGGAGCTGGAAGCCCGCATCCGTTGCGTCCTGCGCCGGGTGGAGAAGGATTCGGTGGCTGGCATTCCCAACTCCGGTGTTATTCAGGTGTCGGATCTCCGCATCGACACCAACAAACGCCAGGTGTTCCGGGCCGACGAGCGGATCCGCCTGACCGGGATGGAGTTCAGCCTGCTGGAACTGCTGGTGAGTCGCTCCGGTGAGCCATTCAATCGGGGGGAGATCCTCAAGGAAGTCTGGGGATACACCCCGGAACGCCATGTCGATACCCGCGTGGTGGATGTCCACATTTCGCGGCTTCGCTCCAAGTTGGAGGATGATCCTGCTAACCCCGAGTTGATTCTCACGGCTCGCGGTACCGGCTACCTGTTCCAGCGCATCATCGACTCCGTTGCCTCCGAAGGACCCTGA
- a CDS encoding YdcF family protein produces the protein MAGVRAGVLLSAGLLTWLVVRGPLAPYRQALLDTAPPQQVLVLGGDVERERVGARLARQLDLPLLVSGGSNPEYASWLVEEEGLTTDQVQLDYRARDTLSNFTSVVDDLASQGVRHVLVVTSADHLERSLAVGQVVAGSRGIHLTGMPVGCEPTCSEESALRRWRDWLRAVAWVVTGRDLRDAADPAPAVR, from the coding sequence ATGGCAGGGGTCCGGGCCGGAGTCCTGCTCAGCGCAGGATTGCTGACATGGCTGGTGGTCCGAGGGCCCCTGGCGCCCTACCGCCAGGCTCTCCTGGACACAGCACCGCCCCAGCAGGTGCTGGTGCTGGGGGGTGATGTCGAGCGCGAACGGGTCGGGGCGCGGCTGGCACGTCAGCTGGATCTACCGCTCTTGGTGAGTGGTGGCAGCAACCCTGAATACGCCAGCTGGTTGGTTGAGGAGGAGGGATTGACGACCGATCAGGTGCAGCTGGATTACAGGGCCCGCGACACCTTGAGCAACTTCACCTCCGTGGTGGATGACTTGGCGTCTCAGGGCGTCCGCCATGTGTTGGTGGTGACCAGCGCCGACCATCTGGAACGCTCCCTGGCGGTGGGCCAGGTGGTGGCCGGCAGTCGAGGCATCCACCTCACGGGCATGCCGGTGGGCTGTGAACCCACCTGCAGTGAGGAGAGCGCCTTACGGCGTTGGCGGGATTGGCTGCGAGCCGTGGCCTGGGTGGTGACCGGCCGGGACCTCAGGGATGCAGCGGATCCAGCTCCAGCAGTGCGTTGA
- a CDS encoding beta-ketoacyl-ACP synthase III, with translation MVEQLNRTGGVLFRGSGSATPQRSISNTELGQRVETSDDWIRSRTGIAARRVIGTDESLGELNGLAAERALAMAGWSADSLDLILLATSTPDDLFGSAPRLQARIGAVNAAAFDLTAACSGFLFAVVTAAQYLRSGAMQRILVVGADQLSRWVDWDDRRSCVLFGDAAGAVVMEASDEQDDLHGFLLRSDGSRGAVLQLPQSSERAPLVGDASHQRGGFEPIRMNGQEVYKFAVREVPAILEALLQTTETPPDSLDWLLLHQANQRILDAVAERFSIPNEKVLSNLAHYGNTSAATIPLMLDEAVRNGRIQPGHRIASSGFGAGLSWGAALLRWSGPA, from the coding sequence TTGGTCGAGCAGCTCAACAGGACCGGCGGTGTGTTGTTCCGAGGCAGCGGTAGCGCGACTCCTCAGCGTTCCATCAGCAACACCGAGCTGGGACAACGGGTGGAGACCAGCGATGACTGGATCCGCAGTCGCACCGGCATCGCTGCCCGACGGGTCATCGGGACCGACGAAAGCCTGGGTGAACTGAACGGCCTTGCGGCAGAACGCGCACTGGCCATGGCGGGATGGTCGGCGGACAGCCTGGATCTGATCCTGCTGGCCACCTCCACACCCGATGATCTTTTCGGATCCGCACCGCGGCTGCAGGCCCGCATCGGTGCGGTGAACGCCGCGGCCTTCGATCTCACCGCCGCGTGCAGCGGTTTTCTGTTCGCAGTGGTCACGGCAGCCCAGTACTTGCGCAGCGGGGCGATGCAACGGATCCTGGTGGTGGGAGCCGACCAGCTCAGTCGCTGGGTCGACTGGGACGACCGCCGCTCCTGTGTGCTGTTCGGGGATGCCGCCGGTGCCGTGGTGATGGAAGCCTCCGATGAGCAGGACGACCTCCATGGGTTCCTGCTTCGCTCCGATGGCAGCCGTGGGGCGGTGTTGCAGCTACCCCAGAGCAGCGAACGAGCACCTCTGGTGGGCGATGCCAGCCATCAGCGTGGTGGCTTTGAGCCAATTAGGATGAACGGACAGGAGGTCTACAAATTCGCCGTTCGGGAAGTACCGGCGATTTTGGAGGCGCTACTGCAAACAACCGAAACCCCGCCAGATTCCCTCGACTGGCTGTTGTTGCATCAAGCCAACCAACGCATCCTCGATGCCGTGGCCGAGCGCTTTTCGATTCCGAACGAGAAGGTCCTGAGCAACCTGGCCCACTACGGCAACACCTCAGCCGCCACCATCCCCTTGATGCTGGATGAAGCGGTGCGGAACGGACGGATCCAACCGGGCCACCGCATCGCCAGCAGTGGCTTCGGCGCGGGACTGAGCTGGGGTGCAGCCCTGCTGCGTTGGAGCGGGCCCGCGTAA